The following coding sequences lie in one Sorghum bicolor cultivar BTx623 chromosome 6, Sorghum_bicolor_NCBIv3, whole genome shotgun sequence genomic window:
- the LOC8083417 gene encoding two-component response regulator ORR42, producing MASRNQGSAPRALVVEDIKVDCVILMHMLHKLNYVATAVENGKEAIDLFVEGKTFDIVFLDKDMPIMLGPKTVAKIRAMGATKVKIVGVSTDFGAREAFMQAGADVFVPKLMKLETLEAMLQVVISKKNMSS from the exons ATGGCATCTAGGAACCAAGGGTCTGCCCCAAGGGCATTAGTTGTCGAGGATATCAAAGTTGATTGTGTGATTCTCATGCATATGTTGCACAAACTTAACTACGTGGCTACTGCTGTTGAGAATGGAAAAGAAGCTATTGACCTTTTTGTGGAAGGGAAAACATTTGACATTGTTTTCTTAGATAAGGATATGCCCATAATGCTAGGTCCTAAG ACTGTGGCCAAGATCCGTGCCATGGGAGCTACTAAGGTGAAGATTGTTGGGGTCTCAACAGATTTTGGTGCTCGGGAGGCATTCATGCAAGCTGGtgctgatgtgtttgtgcccaaACTGATGAAGCTTGAGACTCTTGAGGCTATGCTCCAAGTGGTcattagcaagaagaacatgagCAGCTAG